DNA sequence from the Streptomyces sp. HUAS 15-9 genome:
CCGTCAAGACCGAGCCGGCCGTCGACGTCGAGGGCCACTGGTTCGGCAACGACCGCCTGGACTTCCGGCCCGAGAAGTACTGGGCGGCGGGCACGAAGGTCACCGTCGACCTCAACCTCGACGGCGTCGAGGGCCGCCCCGGGGTCTACGGCAAGCAGGCCAAGACGGTGAAGTTCACCATCGGCCGCAACCAGGTCTCCGTCGTGGACGCCAAGAAGCACACGATGAAGGTCACCCAGGACGGCAAGGTCATCAAGACCGTCCCGGTCACCACCGGCAAGCCCGGCTACGAGACCTGGAACGGCCAGATGGTCATGAGCGAGAAGCTCACGGTGACCCGGATGAACGGCGACACCGTCGGCTACGGCGGCGAGTACGACATCAAGGACGTCCCGCACGCCATCCGCCTGACCGACTCCGGCACCTTCGTGCACGGCAACTACTGGGGCGGCGGCGCCTTCGGCAACTTCAACGCCAGCCACGGCTGCGTGGGCCTGCGGGACGTGCGCGGCGGCTGGAGCAAGAGCGTGCCGGCGGCCTGGTTCTTCAACCACTCGATGATCGGCGACGTGCTGGTCGTCAAGAACTCCCACGACGACACCGTGGCCCCGGACAACGGCCTCAACGGCTGGAACATGTCCTGGGAGAAGTGGAAGTCGTAAGAGGACGGGCGCGCCCGCGCCCCTCAGGGGCGCGGGGCTCTGCCGACATGCGGCTCCGCCGCGAGGCGCGAGCGACCCACCACGGCCGGTGGTC
Encoded proteins:
- a CDS encoding L,D-transpeptidase, whose protein sequence is MNVRPISGASVDARGRGRKGMPVLIAGVLLMAVTACGGGESDSGSGSGAGNGKDATQQGKQSEAVVGIAPKDGAKSVKTSGALKVTAGKGKLTVVEVKDAKGGRIDGKISDGGATWTPSSHLAASTKYTVHAVAKDSAGREAAEDSSFTTLTPQNTFAGSFTPEDGSTVGVGMPFSIRFTRGITHPEDVEKAITVKTEPAVDVEGHWFGNDRLDFRPEKYWAAGTKVTVDLNLDGVEGRPGVYGKQAKTVKFTIGRNQVSVVDAKKHTMKVTQDGKVIKTVPVTTGKPGYETWNGQMVMSEKLTVTRMNGDTVGYGGEYDIKDVPHAIRLTDSGTFVHGNYWGGGAFGNFNASHGCVGLRDVRGGWSKSVPAAWFFNHSMIGDVLVVKNSHDDTVAPDNGLNGWNMSWEKWKS